One genomic window of Candidatus Methylomirabilis sp. includes the following:
- a CDS encoding type Z 30S ribosomal protein S14: MAKKSLVLKAQREPKFKVRKYHRCRICGRPRGYLRRFEMCRICFRMLALRGEIPGVIKASW; encoded by the coding sequence ATGGCCAAGAAATCGCTGGTCCTGAAGGCGCAGCGGGAGCCCAAGTTCAAGGTCCGGAAGTACCATCGCTGCCGGATCTGCGGGCGCCCGCGCGGGTACCTCCGGCGGTTCGAGATGTGCCGCATCTGCTTCCGGATGCTGGCCCTCCGAGGGGAGATCCCGGGCGTCATCAAGGCCTCCTGGTAG
- the rplE gene encoding 50S ribosomal protein L5 codes for MMAEPAEKKGKREPKGKPAAPPAPPAPAAPAVPPRLRERYRQEIVPALMKQFQYTNPLQVPRLEKVVLNMGLGEGVANTKVIDTAVEELAAITGQRPVVTRAKKAEAGFKLRAGMAIGAKVTLRGDRMYEFLDRLLSAALPRIRDFKGLPPKSFDGRGNYALGVREQLIFPEIRYEKVEATRGMDICVATSARTDEEARALLEQLGFPFRK; via the coding sequence CTGATGGCGGAGCCGGCGGAGAAGAAGGGGAAGCGCGAACCCAAGGGGAAGCCGGCGGCCCCGCCGGCCCCGCCGGCCCCGGCGGCGCCGGCGGTCCCGCCCCGCCTTCGGGAGCGGTACCGCCAGGAGATCGTTCCGGCCCTGATGAAGCAGTTCCAGTATACGAACCCCCTCCAGGTCCCGCGGCTGGAGAAGGTGGTCCTGAACATGGGACTGGGGGAGGGAGTGGCGAACACCAAGGTGATCGATACGGCCGTGGAGGAGCTGGCCGCGATCACGGGCCAGCGGCCCGTGGTCACCCGGGCGAAGAAAGCGGAGGCCGGCTTCAAGCTCCGGGCCGGCATGGCGATCGGGGCCAAGGTGACGCTGCGGGGAGATCGGATGTACGAGTTTCTGGACCGCCTGCTGAGCGCGGCCCTCCCCCGCATCCGGGACTTCAAGGGGCTCCCGCCCAAGTCCTTTGACGGACGGGGGAACTACGCCCTGGGGGTCCGGGAGCAGCTGATCTTCCCTGAAATCCGCTACGAGAAGGTGGAGGCGACCCGGGGGATGGACATCTGCGTCGCGACCAGCGCTCGGACGGACGAAGAGGCGCGAGCGCTCCTGGAGCAGCTCGGCTTCCCCTTCCGGAAGTAG